In one Chelmon rostratus isolate fCheRos1 chromosome 7, fCheRos1.pri, whole genome shotgun sequence genomic region, the following are encoded:
- the LOC121609047 gene encoding extracellular calcium-sensing receptor-like yields the protein MHKAGDVIFGGLFQVHFFSDFPDLSFISEPRSPTCHGFDVLGFRQAQTMAFAIDEINRNSNLLPNVTLGYSLYDNCVKLGIGFRAALVIASGQAEQFILEETCIGAPPVLGIVGDSSSTRSIAISTVFGLYRVPMVSYFATCSCLSDRQKFPSFFRTIPSDSFQVRAMIQILNHFGWTWAGLLVSDDDYGLHAARSFQSDLAQSGEGCLAYLEVLPWGNDPAELRRIVDVMKKSTARVVIVFAHESHMINLMEEVVRQNVTGMQWIASEAWTAATVLQTPHLMPYLGGTLGIAIRRGEIPGLREFLLQIRPDQHHNNSNGNSMVNQFWEHTFQCRFPPPPASWMEAGGTLCTGQEDLEEVETDLLDISNLRPEYNVYKAVYALAYALDDMLKCKSGRGPFSDHSCGNLKRLEPWQLVYYLEKVNFTTPFGDQVSFDENGDALPIYDIMNWRWLPDGRTKFQNVGVVKRSAFKGEELTIDGDKIFWNFESKKPPRSVCSESCPPGTRMARKKGQPECCFDCIPCSEGKISNDTDSMECTSCPEDFWSNPQRDHCVPKKTEFLSYHEPLGICLTAASLLGTCICAVVLGIFIYHRRTPIVRANNSELSFQLLLSLKLCFLCSLLFIGRPSLWTCQLRHVAFGISFVLCVSCILVKTMVVLAVFKASKPGGGASLKWFGVVQQRGTVFVLTSIQAVICTVWIVSASPAPHKNTQYHNDKIVHECVVGSTVGFAVLLGYIGSLAVISFLMAFISRNLPDSFNEAKLITFSMLIFCAVWVAFVPAYISSPGKYSDAVEVFAILASSFGLLVALFGPKCYIILLRPERNTKKAIMGRIQS from the exons ATGCACAAGGCTGGAGATGTGATTTTCGGTGGGCTATTTCAGGTCCACTTCTTTTCTGACTTTCCTGATCTGTCTTTTATCTCAGAACCACGATCGCCTACCTGCCATGG TTTTGATGTTCTAGGATTCAGGCAGGCCCAGACCATGGCCTTTGCTATTGATGAGATCAACAGAAACTCCAACCTGCTACCTAATGTGACTCTGGGATACAGTCTTTATGATAACTGTGTCAAATTAGGAATTGGATTTCGTGCAGCACTGGTAATAGCCAGTGGTCAAGCGGAGCAGTTTATATTAGAGGAGACCTGTATAGGAGCCCCTCCAGTCCTCGGGATTGTGGGTGATTCTTCTTCTACACGTTCCATTGCCATCTCCACTGTCTTCGGTTTGTACAGAGTACCGATG GTCAGTTATTTTGCCACATGTTCCTGCCTGAGTGACCGCCAAAAGTTTCCATCCTTCTTCAGGACAATCCCAAGTGATTCTTTCCAG GTGCGTGCTATGATTCAGATTCTAAACCACTTTGGCTGGACTTGGGCAGGTCTGCTGGTCAGTGATGATGACTACGGACTCCATGCTGCCCGATCCTTCCAATCTGACCTGGCTCAGTCTGGTGAAGGTTGTCTGGCCTACTTAGAGGTTTTGCCTTGGGGCAATGATCCAGCTGAACTTAGGAGGATTGTGGATGTGATGAAGAAATCCACAGCTCGTGTGGtcattgtgtttgcacatgagAGTCACATGATTAATCTCATGGAAGAG GTGGTGAGGCAGAATGTGACAGGTATGCAGTGGATTGCCAGTGAAGCCTGGACAGCAGCTACTGTACTCCAGACCCCCCACCTCATGCCATACCTGGGTGGGACACTGGGCATCGCCATCCGTCGAGGAGAAATACCAGGGCTCAGGGAATTCCTCCTGCAAATACGTCCTGACcaacaccacaacaacagcaatggAAATAGCATG GTAAACCAGTTTTGggaacacacatttcagtgcagattTCCTCCACCGCCAGCAAGTTGGATGGAAGCTGGGGGAACATTATGCACTGGACAGGAAGatctggaggaggtggagacagaCTTATTGGATATTTCAAACCTCAGGCCTGAGTATAATGTGTACAAGGCTGTGTATGCTCTGGCATATGCCCTTGATGACATGCTGAAGTGCAAGTCAGGGAGAGGGCCTTTCAGCGATCACAGCTGTGGCAATCTGAAAAGACTGGAGCCATGGCAG CTTGTGTATTACTTGGAAAAGGTCAACTTCACAACACCATTTGGTGATCAAGTGTCATTTGATGAGAATGGTGATGCCTTACCAATATATGATATCATGAACTGGCGGTGGCTCCCTGATGGAAGAACCAAATTTCAGAATGTGGGTGTTGTTAAGAGGTCAGCCTTCAAAGGTGAAGAACTGACAATTGATGGAGACAAAATCTTCTGGAACTTTGAATCAAAAAAG CCACCCCGGTCAGTGTGCAGTGAGAGCTGTCCTCCAGGTACCCGCATGGCCAGAAAGAAAGGGCAACCTGAGTGCTGTTTCGACTGCATCCCTTGTTCTGAGGGAAAGATCAGCAATGACACTG ATTCAATGGAGTGTACCAGTTGTCCAGAGGACTTCTGGTCCAACCCACAACGTGACCACTGTGTACCTAAGAAAACAGAGTTCCTCTCCTACCATGAGCCTCTGGGTATCTGCTTGACTGCTGCATCATTGCTGGGTACATGTATCTGTGCTGTTGTCCTGGGGATCTTTATCTATCATCGCAGAACACCTATTGTACGAGCCAACAACTCAGAACTTAGTTTCCAACTATTGCTGTCACTTAAGTTGTGCTTcctgtgttcactgctgtttatcGGCCGCCCCAGTTTGTGGACATGCCAGTTGAGACATGTAGCATTTGGGatcagctttgtgctttgtgtctctTGCATCCTCGTGAAAACCATGGTGGTTCTGGCTGTGTTCAAGGCCTCCAAGCCAGGAGGTGGAGCCAGTCTGAAGTGGTTTGgtgttgtgcagcagagaggaacagtTTTTGTTCTTACTTCTATTCAGGCAGTAATCTGCACTGTCTGGATTGTCTCTGCCTCACCAGCTcctcataaaaacactcaatatCACAATGATAAAATAGTTCATGAATGTGTAGTTGGGTCCACAGTTGGTTTTGCAGTGTTACTTGGTTATATTGGCTCACTTGCTGTCATCAGTTTTCTGATGGCATTTATTTCAAGGAATCTTCCAGACAGTTTCAATGAAGCCAAACTCATCACTTTCAGCATgctgatcttctgtgctgtgtgggtggccTTTGTCCCAGCTTATATCAGCTCACCAGGCAAATACTCAGATGCAGTGGAGGTGTTTGCCATCCTGGCCTCCAGTTTTGGTCTCTTGGTGGCGCTGTTTGGACCCAAATGTTACATAATCCTGCTGAGACcagagaggaacacaaagaAAGCGATCATGGGTCGCATCCAGTCATAA